The Bifidobacterium sp. WK012_4_13 genome contains the following window.
CATGTCGAGTATCACAGCACGCTCATCAACGTGCGATTCTCGAATCATGGGGCATATGCCTGCGCTATAGAGCAAGTCACGCCTTGGACGCGAATGTGATGCCAAAATCAGCGGTAATGCCATTGTTCTCCTCTTACGCGCATACGTTACTCGGCCTGGCCGCGGCACACAGCCGCCCCATCGTCCATCCATGTCATTCAATGCATGGTGACAGTCGCATCGCGGCATGCAATACGACGCATCCGTAACTTCTGCTTCCCTTAACTTCCGTACTCCGCAAACTTCCCGTTTCCCATTACCCTAGTCTCTGGTAACGCGCACGCCCTGCGAATCAATCGGCAGATTGAGCAAGACCCAGTGCCCAGATTCCAATTGTTCCCCAGCGAGCTGCTTCAACTCCTGACCTATTTCGCCATAATGCAGCACGATCACGCAAGGACCTGCACCAGAAATCATAGCCGCTAAGCCGTGAGCTCGTAGCGAATGCATCAAACCCGAGGACTGAGGCATCAGATCTGCCCTGTATGACTGATGCAAACGATCCTGGGTCGCGTAGAACAGCAGCTCATTCGAATTGTCTCCTCCAGCCGATTCCATTGCGGCTGGCAGCAGGCCGGCGCGTGAGATGTTGAAGACGGCATCCGCATATGGGATGCTGTCGGGCAGACTCTTTCTTGCCTTGCTGGTGGAAAGCGAAAAGTCCGGGACGAAGACATATGCAGATATCTCCGGGGACACGAGATAGTTGACCGTGTGGAATCCCTCGACAATCCTGGACATGCCTGCGCCCGATCCAGATGCACGCAAATCCGCGACGGCGGGGTCGATACGCCTCCCATCCGAAGCCGCGGCATCGGATATGCGCCCATCCTGACGATACTGCCATGAGACAGTCAATCCTCCATAGACCGCAGGTGCAACGTTATCCGGATGTCCCTCAATCCGAGCCGCACGCGCAAACACGAACTCACGGTCAAGGCTGCTGGCACGATCCTGGGCGAATGCCTTCGCTGCGGCTGTCGCCGTGACGATTGCCTCCGCGCTCGATCCCATGCCGCGAGCCTGCGGAATCCTATTATTGGCAACCATCTTCAAAGACCTGCGTGGAAGTCCCAACTCCTCGGATATGTCAAGGAATGTCCGAACGATAAGATTGCGTTCGTCCCGCGGCAGGCTTCGATCGCCCTCGCCGCTAATCTCAACCTCGATGCTGCTGTCTCCGACATCGCCAAGCGTGAAGGTCACATGATCGCGTCTGTCCAGGGCCAGGCCGAAGGAGTCGAAGCCAGAGCCAAGATTGGCGCTTGTCGCTGGAACGGACACATGAATCGTGTCTGTATCGCCATCAACCGTCGTCGGCATATTTGATTCGCTCATCATCAGGTCTCCAGTCTGCGGATCGCCGCCGTGCGGCGGCACCCGCGCGAAACGTCGCAGGGCTTCGAAATAAAGTGTCGAAAGTGAATTTGCCGGTTTCAATCCAAGACGCGGATTATCGATGCATCTCCTGTCACTGCATCAAGGCGGGATACCGCATCGACGGCCTGCCTCAAGGTGATCTCGTCGCACAGATGGGTCACTATCCGCAGCTGCTGGACCTCTCCGCTATAGCCTGGATCATGCTGAGTCGGCTTGATGTCTTGGTTCACGCCGTTGATCGAAATCTCACGGTCCGAGAACTCCTTGGCAATCGCAGTGAGCACACCCGGCCTGTCATGAATCAGAAAGCGTACGGCGAAAGCCGCCTTCGAAGCGTCAAGAGGTGCCTTGGGAAGGTTGGCATAG
Protein-coding sequences here:
- the thrB gene encoding homoserine kinase codes for the protein MMSESNMPTTVDGDTDTIHVSVPATSANLGSGFDSFGLALDRRDHVTFTLGDVGDSSIEVEISGEGDRSLPRDERNLIVRTFLDISEELGLPRRSLKMVANNRIPQARGMGSSAEAIVTATAAAKAFAQDRASSLDREFVFARAARIEGHPDNVAPAVYGGLTVSWQYRQDGRISDAAASDGRRIDPAVADLRASGSGAGMSRIVEGFHTVNYLVSPEISAYVFVPDFSLSTSKARKSLPDSIPYADAVFNISRAGLLPAAMESAGGDNSNELLFYATQDRLHQSYRADLMPQSSGLMHSLRAHGLAAMISGAGPCVIVLHYGEIGQELKQLAGEQLESGHWVLLNLPIDSQGVRVTRD